ATCGCGTTTCGGACGGCGCCTTGCGGCCTGGCACACCCAAATCGCAACAGAATTGATCCCGTATGATCCGATAAGGCTCTAGTCGGCGACCTGCGATTGCCCGGTGTGCGGCCCTCGCCGTCGGCCGCCGTTACCGGCTGCGCACAGGACATTTTGCGGGCAGTGAGCGCCGCGCCATGGCTTGACGCGACTTGGCCGCGGTGCCAGGGTCGCGCCGACACAGCGCGGCGGAGGGATCCGACATGAAGGTGAATTGGCAGGGCGTCTTCCCGGCGGTAATGACCCAGTTCAAGGAAGATGGCGGACTCGACCTCGACGCCACCGAGGCCCACCTCGAGGCGATGCTGGAGGCCGGCGTCAGCGGCTTCGTCATGCTCGGTACGATGGGCGAGAACGGGTCGCTCGAGCCCGACGAAAAGCGCGCCGTCGTCCGCATGGCGGCTGGGTTCGCGAAGGGACGGGTGCCGATCCTGGTCGGTATTGCCGAATCGGTCGCCGCCGCCGCCACCCGCCTCGCCGCCGACTGCGCCGAGATCGGCGTCGACGGCCTGATGGTGCTGCCGCCGATGATCTACAAGTCGGACCGGGCCGAAACAATGGCCCATCTGCGCCGGGTCGCGGCGGCCTCCGATCTGCCGATCATGATCTACAACAACCCGGTCACCTACGGCATCGACATCACGCCGGACATGTTCGCCGAGCTGGCGGACGAACCCAAATTCGTCGCCCTCAAGGAAAGCTCCGACGATGTGCGTCGCATCACCGATATCGTCAACGTCTGCGGCGACCGGTATTTGCTGTTCTGCGGCGTCGACGACATCGTCCTGGAGAGCCAGATACTCGGTGCGGTCGGGTGGGTCGCGGGGCTGGTCGGCGCCTTCCCGCGCGAGGCGGTGCGCATGTTCGAACTGGTCCGCGACGGCCGCATCGAAGAGGCGCGGGCGATCTATCGCTGGTTCATGCC
The genomic region above belongs to Alphaproteobacteria bacterium and contains:
- a CDS encoding dihydrodipicolinate synthase family protein, producing the protein MKVNWQGVFPAVMTQFKEDGGLDLDATEAHLEAMLEAGVSGFVMLGTMGENGSLEPDEKRAVVRMAAGFAKGRVPILVGIAESVAAAATRLAADCAEIGVDGLMVLPPMIYKSDRAETMAHLRRVAAASDLPIMIYNNPVTYGIDITPDMFAELADEPKFVALKESSDDVRRITDIVNVCGDRYLLFCGVDDIVLESQILGAVGWVAGLVGAFPREAVRMFELVRDGRIEEARAIYRWFMPMLHLDTDVKLVQYIKLAQQMAGYGTEHVRIPRMALSGDERLRVEAIVRQGLETRPNLA